The Aerosakkonema funiforme FACHB-1375 genome segment AGAGTAGTCTATCTTAAAAAAGTTATTTTTCCGACTTTAGGTTGTCACATTCTTTAACTCTATCTTCCGGAATAGTATGTGACATCTAAGGTGACGTTAGATCTCAGTAACGTAGGTACTATTTAACATACTAATTCGTAATCAACCGCTTTTGGATACTTGGGGTCAAAACCGCGTTTTAGCCATAAGCAAGCCTTATCCAGCAAGGATTTGGGCAAATTAATTAACTTTACTTATTACTCTTAGCGGCTGTTTTGGGATATCCCGTTTTTGTGGCAATAATAAAAACTTATTTAAATGTCGGCTGGGTTAGGCACGGGCAATAAATTCAGCACCAAAAGCAATCATTAACTTCTCGTGTCCTAACCCACCATCATGCTTTTTTGTAACAGAAGAAACATTTTTGAGCGTAAGCTCTAAAGACCCGTCCAGATTAGGTTAAGCCAGCAAAAACCGGGTTTCTTGTTTGAGCAAGCCACTCTTTATGGCCTAATCTTCTCCAAGAAACCCGGTTTATATATCCTTCATACATATTTGTTTGCAAACAGCCTGTAAGTACGGTAGAGCGACTGTATTTAGAAATCGATCTGCCATTTATTCAGATCGGAAAAGTCGAACGTTTTACCCGCAGTAGACCCGTTATAAACCAAGCCAGTCAAGGTATAGGAAGTTCGTCCATCATTTATTCCATCGGTATCGAAGACTTCGACTTCACCATTACCCTTCCACTGCCATTTCTCCATATATTTGACTGCTTGGGCTAGTAACGCTCGCTGTGATGATGATTCATAGCTTAAGTAAAAACACTGAGAGTCAACGCAAATACCAGTCTCGTGCCAATAACTATTTCGCATCATTGCCAAGGCGCGAAACGTACCGCCGGCGACCATCTCCAACTCCTCTTCAGCGAGTTCGTAGTCGTCGAGTTCGTCGGAGTTGAGTTCTATTTTCTCTAATGCCCAGCCCATCGCAACTTGCAGATCGGAGGCGCTAAACTCATAGCCTTTTTCGGCGGCGATTTCAAAAAAAGCTTGCGGATTTGCAGCGGTTTCTAGTTGGGATTTGAGTTCCGCATCTTGTTCGATCTCCATACAAAAATTGTAAATGGCTTGTTGAGCTTTGACGAAACGGAACTCTTCCGGCGGCAAGTCTTCTGCATTAATTGATTGGATTGGTTCCTGGAACATATGTATTTATCCTTAAATGTCGGTGAAGTGGTTTGTGACAAGTAGATTGGCAGTTACACCCTTCACGTAAATTAATAATACCCTGGAAAAGTTGTTAATTACTTTCGTTGTCGATCTATCTACTGATTAATTGTACATATAGATAGATAAAGCTTTGATAAAGCTGGGCTAAATTTAGATGAAAATACTATGAAATTTTTATCTAAATTTTTGGGATATCTCAGCTTATTTTTACATTTACTATTCTAATCTGACGATAACCGGAAAATTCTGCGATAAAACTACTAAAGCTTGCCAAAGCAAGCAATACTACTGAAATTTCCTTACCAAACTCAACTGGATTTTCTGCTCTTGGAAATTTCCTCAGTGAAATCTCGTAACTTTTCACTCAATTTATGAAGTTTTCTCATAAACTTAATTATCATTTACATAACAACACGCAAGGCAGCACTTCTGGATCTGCCAGCCGAAGCAGCTGGTAGCCAATCCCAGAAGTTCCTTGAAAAAAACTCGGAGTAAATACAGAATTGGGCAACTTAGGAAAAAGATAGCCTCCGGCTTGCTCTGCTCGACGGACAGCCCAAGCGGCCCTTTTTTCGGCAACCGCGAGCAATTCGGGGCGAGACAGCGTTTCGGCAGCAAAGAGCAGCATTTCTATACGTCCGAAATTACCGCAGCAGACACAATCCACATCTTGTAACGTATGTTTTTGCGTTGTCTGTAAACTTACCTGCACATCTCCATCAATTTCATCTGTCTTTAAAATTGACAAACCACCCAAACGGGCTAACCCAATTCCAGTTGCCCCATGACACCAGCTAACCATAAATCCAGGTTCGCCGTTTTGTTGGGCAAAAGCTCGGAAATCGGGCCAATTAGCCGCGACGGCAGAAAATACACTGTTTTCGTAGGCAATACCTTCGCTAGCTGCTTCTAAATAAGCTCGATCTTGCGTCACCTCATAAAGTCGCAACAGCGCATAGGCAATCCCAGCCGCACCGTGAGAAAAACCGGTATACTGCTTCTGTCCCAAAATTTTCCATGCTTTCGGCTTACCGTTAACGCTAGTGCGATGTGCCAGTAAATGCTGACCGCAAATTATCGCTTTATCTAAAACTCCAGAATCTTTTGTTTCTGAGTGTAGCGCCAACAATCCCAAAATTGCCCCAGCGGAACCGCCAATCATATCAAATTGTTTGTCAGATGCGATGATTTCGGGTGTAATTAAATTAGCAATACCCAAAGCATCTTCTATAAGTGCTGGTTCTCTCAAGAAACGACTGGTCATAACTAAGGTGTAGATAATAGAACCCAGACCGGTCGCTCCGCCTATGCCGCGCCGCACAAATCGGCGGGTAGACTCAAAATCGGCAGTTTGCAAAAATTTGCGGATTGACAGCAAAGCTCCCAAAGCTAAATCTCGAAATTGCCTAGTTTGCCTGACATAATCTAAGGCTGATAAAAATAAAGCGATACCGCCATTGCCGTTATAAAAATCTTCGGGCAAAGGCATGAGTTGAAAGCGTTCTACATCGGGAATATAGGCAAAGCTAATCCACTTGACGCTCCCATCTGCACCCCAGATTGCCCGTGCTTGAATTTCGGTAGCGATGCGGGTCGCTTCTTGCAATAATTGTGTTTTGGTTAGCGGGCTAATTTGTGAATATTCAGCTTGATTGATAGATGGGTTATTTTCGCTGGCTGCTTTTCGCGCTAACCTGGCATAAAAAGAACCTTTGATAATTTCTATTTGTTGAGTTAAATCTGTGTCATTTAAGTTTTGCAGTTGATTGACAACATCTTGATAGCTGGGTGCTTTAAAATAATCTTCGATCGGTTTATCTAAGCCAACGGTGAGAGCTTTACTGTTAGTGTAAGCGGCAAAGTAGGGAATATCCAACTGTTCCATCGCTTTGACTTCTGCATGAAAAATCGGCCAAGCATCAGGCTTTTGGGGAGCGACGAGAAAAGCGCGGGCTAAGATTTCCAGTTCGATGCTGCGATCGACTCCATCCCGAAGGAATTGGGGAGCGAGACTTTTTTGTAAAATTGACCAATAAATCCTGGTAGCGCGAAAAATAAATCTAACGGGCTGATTTTGCAATATTTCTAGAGGGCTATCGGGTGCTAGCAGCAATTCTCGCTTTTCTATTAAAAAACGATACATTTGTGCAAAACCAGTTACCATGCGATCGAGATAGCGATCGGGCGATAAGGGAATTCCATTCAAAGTCGCGACATTGCTAGGAATTTCGTTCCCCGGTTCTGGATCGAAGCTGCCTAATGCGCTATTATCGTAGGCAATGCGGTTATTTTTGGTAAACTCCCAATGGGGTAACAATCCCGTGCGTAAAACAGAGTCGGAAAATTGTAAATTTACAGATGTGTCAGCTTCAGTTTGTTCTGCTAAATCGACCATAAGATTTACTTCTTGGTGCATGATACTTTCCATATCGATCAGCACTAAATGTTCGCCGTTAGCGATTAAATTTTCGCGGTGACAATCAACTACTCTGAGTGCATACAGCAGCGCTAACAACATTCCCGAACGTTGATAAAAACGTTGGGCTGCTGGTTCATCTTCACAGGGCAAATGTTCTACGTATTCAACCCAACCGTAAGTTTGGCGATCGCACACTTTTAAAACTTTAAATTGTAAAGGAATACCCTGCTGATTGCACCAAGTTAAAAATTGAGTATATGCCGCTTCTACCCCTAATCCCTTGGGTTTGTAAACTAGCTTTAATCCGGATTCAAAAGTAAGTGCAATCACTGTGTACCCGGAATTATGCGGATCGGATAATGAAGGTTTGATGTCGATGGCTTTGCCCAAATAATTATGTGCAGATGGGAACTCTTTGTGTGCTGAGTGAGAATTCTCTCCTACCGGTATGCTCGTCTGTTCCTCTGCTCCCGCAGGCGAGACGCCTGCACTACCAGGCGAGACGCCTGCGCTACCAGGCGCAACTTGAAACACTTGCTGAATCTCCCAGAGATCCGCTTTGAGGCGTTGCAAAAACTGCGCTGTTGTTTCCACCCAAAAATCCACTGCTGTTGCCATTAATCTCGCCAAAACGGGGTAATTTTGGAAAAATGTCAATAATCCATCCGCCAAAATTTTTTCCATAAAATCTTCATATTCTGCCTTAAATTGCGTCTTGTCAGGAGTGGATTTTCCCAGTATGTTTAGTAAGTTAAGTAAATTTTTTCCCACGGTACGGGAACGGGATAATTCATATTCCAGGGTTTTGCCGCAGATATTTAAGAGTTTGTAAAGTAAGCTGATTTCTAATGTCAGATATGCTGAATTAGAAAGTACTTCTAATGGTAAGCAATCTACGTGGAATGACGGAGAATCGAGACGATTTAATAATTTTTGTCGCGCTACAGAGACGACTGGTAAAAGCACTTCTGCAAAAGGTAATTCATTTTCTTTGTTTAAAGGAAATAGTACATTTGCCTCATTGCCCAGGCTCTGTTTGGGAAAAGATCGATCGTTAGCAAAGGAATAGGCGGTTTGGATTATTTCTCGCAAAGTCTCTGCCCATGCGGGCAAAGCTTGACCATCGACAACAGGAAGCGATCGCACTACCGAGCTGGCTTGTATAATGTTTAACTCATCCCAGGAAAGGCGTTTGTAAAATTTTTCCCAGTTGCCTTGGGAAACTACCTGGCACCAGCGATTCAAGCGGTTATCGTTCAGTTGTGGTTCGATCGCCTCAGCAGAGTTTGTCTTGAGTAAATCAACACATAACCGTTCTGATAAAGAACTGGCTTGGGCAACGATCTGCATTAGATGGGAGTGAGTTACTATCATTTATCTCTGGAGAAAAGTTAAGATCGCAAATTTACCAACTTATTAAATTGCAGTAAAACTGCTTGCACCAATGGTGTAAATTGGTAATGCCAATGTATCATAGAGTTTAAAGATATCTATCTAAAGATAGTGACATCAAAAAAAAGTGATATTATGGATAGTAGGCACATCAGCCTGGGGGATTGCATCTATTGAAGCAACAGATATGCAGCGTAATTTCTGCTTAATCAAAACGAGCATAATTTTCTAGTAAGTCCCTCTAATATGGTTGTAGCTAAATCTGTTAATCGGTTGGGGAGCATTGTCAAAGTGCTATCTCCAGCATTGCTAATTTTCACTAGCTTATCGCCTCAGCTTTTGGCGCAAATGCCTTCTGAGTGGAAAGTCAGTCTGGAATTTCCGCCTGCGGACGATCGAGGCGCACCCGAACGAAGTGCCGGCGGAGGAACTCGCGGTCCTTCCTGTGTCGAGTCCGGTGTTTTACCTGTAACCGCCTTGATGCCTACACGGGATAATGTGGGAACAACAGCGAGTACAAATCCAACGCTTTTTTTCTATGTCCCTAAAACCATCGCCAAGTCGGCAGAATTTGTGGTAGTTGACGAACAAGGCAAAGAAGTTTACCTCAGCAGTTTTCCACTAGCCGCGACTGGTGGCATAGTTAAAGTACACATCCCTCAAAGTGCATCTTTACAAGTAGGCAAAGATTTTGTGTGGCAGTTTGCCCTGATTTGCGATGGGTCAGACCGTAGCAAAGATCAATTTGTTCGGGGCACAATTCGACCTATTGAATTGAGTTCGGATCTCAAGCAAAAGCTACAGCAGGCTTCTTCACCTCTGGAACAGGCCAAGTTGTTTGCAGAGGCTAGGATTTGGAACGAAACTCTGGCTATTGTGGCCGAGCTGCGTAATACTTATCCTACGGAATGGGAACAGCTGTTAAAATCAGTTGGTTTGGAGGCTTTAGCTGCTGAGCCGATCGTCGATTCCTCGACGGCAGAGAAGAGTCAATTAGTAATAGGTAATAATTAATTGCCTCTCGGTAAACAGGGTGTTATTCGTCAGCGGCCACTAGGTACTACCTATTACGATGGTTTGATGTGGGACAATTTAAAAATTTTTTTTGGCAATGGCGGGGTGTGTGGATTACTACTCCCTTAGTGGCGGTGTTGGTAATCCTATTGCGTTTAGTCGGTTTATTGCAGTCGTGGGAGTGGGCTGCATTCGATCGATATATGCAGCTGCGACCTCAGACAAAGGTAGATGACCGGATTGCGATCGTCGGAATTGGTGAATCAGACATCGAAAAACTTGGCACAGCGAACATACCAGATATTGTTTATGCCCGATTGCTGGAAAAATTGAAAGCCAGAAAGCCTAGAGCAATTGGTTTGGATATTTATCGCAATTTACCGGAAGAACCGGGTTATAAAGAATTAGTACAGGTGTTTAGATCCACCCCTAATTTAGTTGGTATAGAAAAAGTAATTGGCAATAAAGCTTGGGAAATAGTCCCCCCACCTCCAGAGTTAAAAGCTAAGCAGCAAGTAGGTGCAAACGACTTGCTGGAAGATGCCGATCGCAAAGTAAGGCGCAGCTTTTTGTATGTGCGCGATCGCGATGGCAAAATAATCTGGAGTTTCGCAGCTCATCTAGCTTTACATTATTTGGAAAAGGAAGGAATTGCTGTCAAAAGAATTGCGGAGACAAAATATCAAATCGGTAAATCGATAATTACTCCTTTTGAAGCGAATGATGGCGGTTATGTGCGATCTGACGCTCGCGGTTATCAAATTATCCTCAATTACCCAAACGGAAACAAGCATTTCAACACAGTTTCTCTGACAGATGTTCTTAGCGATCGACTTCCGCCAGAATGGGGCAAAGACCGCATTATTTTGATTGGAAAAATTGCTGAAAGTGCAAAGGATTCATTCTTTACTCCCTATAGCGGCGGTTTAATCGATCTGGCAGCTCCCATGACAGGGGTCGAAATTCACGCCCAGCTAGTCAGTCAGATGATTAGTGCTGCTCTTGACGGTAAGTCTTTCTTTAAAAGTTGGTCAGAAATTTCGGAGAATTTCTGGATTCTGTTTTGGTCTGGACTTGGTGCTATCTTGACTTGGCGATTGAAAAATGCCGCCAGAGTTAAAAGATTTTCTTTCCTAAAAATAACGGCTCTTTTTTTGGCAGCAGGAGTATTGCTCGGTAGCACTTATCTGGCTTTTTTAGGAGGGTGGTGGATACCTGTAGTACCGCCATTGCTGTCCTTCACAGGATCGGCGATCGCCATTCTCTTTTACCTCGCCCACAGCGCCGCAGAAATTCGCAAAACCTTTGGGCGTTACCTCACAGATGAAATTGTCGCCAATTTGTTAGAAAGTCCCGAAGGTTTGAAGCTTGGCGGCGAAAGGCGGAAAATTACTGTCATCGCCTCCGATTTAAGAGGTTTTACCGCTTTGTCGGAACAACTTTCACCCGAAGAAGTGGTGAAAATACTCAACATTTATTTGGGATACATGACGGATGTAATTACATACTATCATGGCACAATTGATAAACTCATGGGCGACGGGATTCTGATTCTTTTTGGCGCTCCTACAATTAGAGAAAATGAGGCTGAAAGAGCCGTTGCTTGCGCGATCGCTATGCAGTTAGCAATGCAGTCCGTCAATGAAAAGCTAGCTTCCTTGGGTTATCCAGAAATAGAAATGGGCATTGGCATTAACACAGGTGAAGCCGTAGTGGGAAACATCGGTTCGGAAAAACGCACTGAATATGGTGTGATTGGCAATCAAGTTAATTTAGCTTTTCGGATCGAAACATTTACAGTGGGTGGCCAAATTTTTATTTCCGAATCTACTTTTAGCGAAGTTAAATCTATTGTTAGGATAAACGGCGAAAAGGAAATGAAAATGAAAGGTGTTAAACAACCTATTAGGGTCTACGAAGTCGTTGGGATTGGTGAGCCTTACAATTTATTTTTGCCAAAACAAGAGGAAATATTGTTCCCACTGCATAAACCGATTGGAATTCAGTATACGATCGTCGAAGGAAAAATTGTTGAAGAAAGTTTATTTAAAGGCAAGTTAGTCAAGCTTTCTGCTAAAGGAGCGGAAGTACAGATTGACAATGTAGAAGAAGGGTTTATTCCCCCTAATTGTACTAATATTAAACTAAACATTTTAAGCGGAAGATCGACAGAAGTTAGTAAGGATATATATGCAAAAGTTTTAGCAAATTCAGCAGAGAACGGAATATTTTATATCCGGTTTACTGCTAAACCAATCCATATAATCCCATTACTAGAAGTTCTTTCTAAACATACAAATAAAGTTTAAAATCTAGGAATTACACAAATAGACCCGGTTTCTATAAAATTACTTCACTATTTTAGCGTAGGTCGGGTTGAAGCAATAAGCTCAACCTACAAGTTAGTATTATATAAAAAAAGTTTAAAAAAAACCGGGTTTCTAGTCGTTTGGTTCGTAAGTCCTGGAATAATGGTGTTATAGAGCGATTGTTTGTTGGTTAAAAGGCTTCCAAGTGTTAAAACCAAATCTGGCTAAAGCACTACACAAACTTAAAGGAAATCAATCCTTCCTGCTGGACGATCCTGAGAAAGTTTGGGTAGTTCAGTCTGGTACGCTGGCGCTGTTCGCAACTAAAACTGAGGCAAAAGAAGCAACTGGCGATCGCCGTTATTTATTCAGCGTCAGTGCAGGCGAAGCCTTGTTCGGCGTTGCATCGCTTCGGAGAGAGAGGGAAGAAGGAGAGGCGGAGAGTGAGGGAAGACGAGGAGGTTTCCCAGTCAAGAATTGGGAAGATGGTATTTTGGCAGTAACTATTGAAGAGAGCGAACTTTTAGAACTAGATATTGCTGATGTAGCAGCAGAAGTGGCAGCACTCGATCTGCAAATTATTTCTTTGTTGGAAGGTTGGATAGATCGTTTAAGTAAATTAATAGCTGCCTTTGCTATATCATCTGGCGAAAGTAAATTACAGGTTTCCGAAGCGGGTAAGAACATATTATCTAAAGGACAAACACTACAGGCATCTTCTAAAGCAGTGCTTTGGGTACGGGTAACTAAAGGCAATGTCGCTTGGATGGGGATGGAAGAGTTAACTTTAGATGCTGCTTCTCCCAGTTTTCCCCTTGCCGCTTTGACGTGGTTAGAAGCACTCAAACCAGTTGAAGTTATAGCTGTGACAACATTCAATTTAGAAAATGCTACCCAATTGCCGCAAAGTTTAGCTTTGTTTCATAGCTACGTGTGGCGGCAATTACAGAAAGCGCAACAACAAAAACTAGAGGCAGAGTTACAGCAATTTCAGGAATTAGAACAGTTAAATCAACAAGTTACAGAGAGTGCGTTGGGGTCTTTAGCTTCTACCTTCAAGCGTCAGCAGTCGCATTTTGAGGAGGGAACTCCTTTGTTAGTTGCTGCTGGGGCAGTAGGTAGGGCGATGGGAATAACGATTCGTCCGCCAGTGCGATCGCAAACTTGGTTGCGAAGAGATCCGGTAGAAGAAATTGCCCTAGCTTCCCAAATTCGGATTCGTCGCGTTCTCTTAGCTGGTAAATGGTGGCAAACAGAACATGGCCCATTATTGGCATTTACTCAAGATAAACGCCCAGTTGCTTTGTTAGTCGATCGAAACAAGGGCTATCGTTATCTATTATTTGACCCAGAATTGCGGACTCGGACGCTGGTAAATGATGCGATCGCCAATTCGATCGCACCGGAAGCTTATATGTTTTATCGCCCGTTGCCATCAGCAATTAACAAAGCTTTTGATGTATTCCAGTTCGGGGTTAAAGGTTATGAAATAGATCTTGCCAAAATTATGTTTTTGGGTAGTTTGGGAACTTTGTTAGGAATGGCAACTCCTCAAGCTACCGCAATTTTAATTAACTATGCCATTCCTAATGGCGATCGCTTAGTTTTGTTACAAATAGTGCTGGGTTTGTTAGCCGTATCTTTCGGTCAGACAACCTTAAATTTTTCCCAAGGGTTGATTGCCCTGCGCGTTTCCAATGGTATTAACAGCATCTTGCAAACAGCGATT includes the following:
- a CDS encoding NHLP bacteriocin export ABC transporter permease/ATPase subunit encodes the protein MLKPNLAKALHKLKGNQSFLLDDPEKVWVVQSGTLALFATKTEAKEATGDRRYLFSVSAGEALFGVASLRREREEGEAESEGRRGGFPVKNWEDGILAVTIEESELLELDIADVAAEVAALDLQIISLLEGWIDRLSKLIAAFAISSGESKLQVSEAGKNILSKGQTLQASSKAVLWVRVTKGNVAWMGMEELTLDAASPSFPLAALTWLEALKPVEVIAVTTFNLENATQLPQSLALFHSYVWRQLQKAQQQKLEAELQQFQELEQLNQQVTESALGSLASTFKRQQSHFEEGTPLLVAAGAVGRAMGITIRPPVRSQTWLRRDPVEEIALASQIRIRRVLLAGKWWQTEHGPLLAFTQDKRPVALLVDRNKGYRYLLFDPELRTRTLVNDAIANSIAPEAYMFYRPLPSAINKAFDVFQFGVKGYEIDLAKIMFLGSLGTLLGMATPQATAILINYAIPNGDRLVLLQIVLGLLAVSFGQTTLNFSQGLIALRVSNGINSILQTAIWDRLLRLSPSLIRQFTIGDLLVRITSITQIYGIVSGATQRTLLSGLFSLLNLVLMFVYSIQLTLVALAVTLLATILSIASSLILLRKERKQEQLAGEIQGLVVQLINGVPKLRVGVAEQRAFAAWAKKYSEQNQLTWEIITISDIVSVFNELLSLASSILLYWFGFAEIQSAAAGQSGLTLGTFLAFNAAFGTFFGGVTSLSNTLTQIIQIAPLWERAQPILQGKLESDTHKADPGHLQGRVVLDKVVFRYREEGQLILDRVSINAEPGEFVAIVGPSGSGKSTIFRLLLGFETPLSGKIYYDGQDLAQLDLQALRRQLGVVLQNGRLMQGSIFDNITGGALVSMNEVWEAARMAGFAKDIEQMPMGMHTVVSEGGSNLSGGQRQRMAIARSLLLQPRIILLDEATSFLDNNTQQIVTENLEKLNVTRIVIAHRLSTIRNADRIYVMEQGRIVQVGSFEELIQQPGLFARLVARQLEGSSLH
- a CDS encoding DUF928 domain-containing protein codes for the protein MVVAKSVNRLGSIVKVLSPALLIFTSLSPQLLAQMPSEWKVSLEFPPADDRGAPERSAGGGTRGPSCVESGVLPVTALMPTRDNVGTTASTNPTLFFYVPKTIAKSAEFVVVDEQGKEVYLSSFPLAATGGIVKVHIPQSASLQVGKDFVWQFALICDGSDRSKDQFVRGTIRPIELSSDLKQKLQQASSPLEQAKLFAEARIWNETLAIVAELRNTYPTEWEQLLKSVGLEALAAEPIVDSSTAEKSQLVIGNN
- a CDS encoding type 2 lanthipeptide synthetase LanM family protein, translating into MIVTHSHLMQIVAQASSLSERLCVDLLKTNSAEAIEPQLNDNRLNRWCQVVSQGNWEKFYKRLSWDELNIIQASSVVRSLPVVDGQALPAWAETLREIIQTAYSFANDRSFPKQSLGNEANVLFPLNKENELPFAEVLLPVVSVARQKLLNRLDSPSFHVDCLPLEVLSNSAYLTLEISLLYKLLNICGKTLEYELSRSRTVGKNLLNLLNILGKSTPDKTQFKAEYEDFMEKILADGLLTFFQNYPVLARLMATAVDFWVETTAQFLQRLKADLWEIQQVFQVAPGSAGVSPGSAGVSPAGAEEQTSIPVGENSHSAHKEFPSAHNYLGKAIDIKPSLSDPHNSGYTVIALTFESGLKLVYKPKGLGVEAAYTQFLTWCNQQGIPLQFKVLKVCDRQTYGWVEYVEHLPCEDEPAAQRFYQRSGMLLALLYALRVVDCHRENLIANGEHLVLIDMESIMHQEVNLMVDLAEQTEADTSVNLQFSDSVLRTGLLPHWEFTKNNRIAYDNSALGSFDPEPGNEIPSNVATLNGIPLSPDRYLDRMVTGFAQMYRFLIEKRELLLAPDSPLEILQNQPVRFIFRATRIYWSILQKSLAPQFLRDGVDRSIELEILARAFLVAPQKPDAWPIFHAEVKAMEQLDIPYFAAYTNSKALTVGLDKPIEDYFKAPSYQDVVNQLQNLNDTDLTQQIEIIKGSFYARLARKAASENNPSINQAEYSQISPLTKTQLLQEATRIATEIQARAIWGADGSVKWISFAYIPDVERFQLMPLPEDFYNGNGGIALFLSALDYVRQTRQFRDLALGALLSIRKFLQTADFESTRRFVRRGIGGATGLGSIIYTLVMTSRFLREPALIEDALGIANLITPEIIASDKQFDMIGGSAGAILGLLALHSETKDSGVLDKAIICGQHLLAHRTSVNGKPKAWKILGQKQYTGFSHGAAGIAYALLRLYEVTQDRAYLEAASEGIAYENSVFSAVAANWPDFRAFAQQNGEPGFMVSWCHGATGIGLARLGGLSILKTDEIDGDVQVSLQTTQKHTLQDVDCVCCGNFGRIEMLLFAAETLSRPELLAVAEKRAAWAVRRAEQAGGYLFPKLPNSVFTPSFFQGTSGIGYQLLRLADPEVLPCVLLCK
- a CDS encoding CHASE2 domain-containing protein; its protein translation is MGQFKNFFWQWRGVWITTPLVAVLVILLRLVGLLQSWEWAAFDRYMQLRPQTKVDDRIAIVGIGESDIEKLGTANIPDIVYARLLEKLKARKPRAIGLDIYRNLPEEPGYKELVQVFRSTPNLVGIEKVIGNKAWEIVPPPPELKAKQQVGANDLLEDADRKVRRSFLYVRDRDGKIIWSFAAHLALHYLEKEGIAVKRIAETKYQIGKSIITPFEANDGGYVRSDARGYQIILNYPNGNKHFNTVSLTDVLSDRLPPEWGKDRIILIGKIAESAKDSFFTPYSGGLIDLAAPMTGVEIHAQLVSQMISAALDGKSFFKSWSEISENFWILFWSGLGAILTWRLKNAARVKRFSFLKITALFLAAGVLLGSTYLAFLGGWWIPVVPPLLSFTGSAIAILFYLAHSAAEIRKTFGRYLTDEIVANLLESPEGLKLGGERRKITVIASDLRGFTALSEQLSPEEVVKILNIYLGYMTDVITYYHGTIDKLMGDGILILFGAPTIRENEAERAVACAIAMQLAMQSVNEKLASLGYPEIEMGIGINTGEAVVGNIGSEKRTEYGVIGNQVNLAFRIETFTVGGQIFISESTFSEVKSIVRINGEKEMKMKGVKQPIRVYEVVGIGEPYNLFLPKQEEILFPLHKPIGIQYTIVEGKIVEESLFKGKLVKLSAKGAEVQIDNVEEGFIPPNCTNIKLNILSGRSTEVSKDIYAKVLANSAENGIFYIRFTAKPIHIIPLLEVLSKHTNKV
- a CDS encoding Nif11-like leader peptide family natural product precursor, which encodes MFQEPIQSINAEDLPPEEFRFVKAQQAIYNFCMEIEQDAELKSQLETAANPQAFFEIAAEKGYEFSASDLQVAMGWALEKIELNSDELDDYELAEEELEMVAGGTFRALAMMRNSYWHETGICVDSQCFYLSYESSSQRALLAQAVKYMEKWQWKGNGEVEVFDTDGINDGRTSYTLTGLVYNGSTAGKTFDFSDLNKWQIDF